From Apium graveolens cultivar Ventura chromosome 9, ASM990537v1, whole genome shotgun sequence, the proteins below share one genomic window:
- the LOC141686765 gene encoding type IV inositol polyphosphate 5-phosphatase 9, which produces MPRKLGEVMWPRLIASKILRKTLGSNNFVADFPSGLEDYSIELPSLDLESPNYNSNSIFSDHNKETNNYKLFTSTWNVGGVTPTDDLNMEDLLQTPNHTPCDIYVFGFQEVVPLRAANILGSEKSKICMKWNSLIRKSLNKNICSSRGGVNSTESSVRQGFRCLISKQMVGILISVWVRADLHSFVRNPSVSCVGCGIMGCLGNKGAISVRFRLHETSFCFVCSHLASGGKLGDEKIRNSNVAEIFSRTSFPKGPSHDLARKIIDHDRVILLGDLNYRISLPEHKIRVLVDKEEWNMLLENDQLKKEIREGQVFEGWHEGEINFAPTYKYNPNSDAYYGSSDHGKKGEKKRAPAWCDRIMWYGEGLKQHFYSRTESKLSDHRPVKAVFTSQVKVLQTVKGFRSFFLSERFDMIPNRLKIPLNHEF; this is translated from the exons ATGCCGCGAAAGCTAGGAGAA GTTATGTGGCCTAGATTGATAGCAAGTAAAATCTTGAGGAAAACATTGGGTAGCAATAACTTTGTAGCAGACTTTCCAAGCGGCCTAGAGGATTATTCAATTGAACTCCCTAGTTTGGATCTTGAATCCCCAAACTATAATTCTAACTCCATCTTCTCCGATCATAATAAGGAGACCAACAACTACAA GCTATTCACTAGTACATGGAATGTTGGCGGAGTAACACCAACTGATGACTTGAATATGGAGGATTTGCTACAAACACCGAATCATACTCCTTGTGATATCTATGTTTTCGG ATTCCAAGAAGTTGTTCCTCTGAGAGCTGCAAATATCCTTGGATCGGAGAAGAGTAAAATTTGCATGAAATGGAATTCATTGATCAGGAAATCCCTAAATAAAAACATATGCAGCAGCCGTGGCGGCGTTAACTCTACCGAGAGCAGTGTTAGACAAGGTTTTCGGTGTCTCATTAGTAAGCAAATGGTCGGGATTTTGATATCCGTCTGGGTTCGTGCAGATCTTCATTCATTTGTCAGAAACCCTAGCGTTTCATGTGTAGGTTGTGGCATCATGGGATGTTTAGGAAATAAG GGTGCAATATCTGTAAGGTTTAGATTACATGAAACAAGCTTCTGCTTTGTGTGCAGTCATCTGGCTTCAGGGGGGAAGCTAGGAGATGAGAAAATCAGAAACTCAAACGTGGCTGAAATATTTTCACGCACAAGTTTCCCCAAAGGCCCATCCCATGATTTGGCAAGGAAGATCATAGACCATGA CCGAGTTATATTGCTTGGAGACTTGAATTACCGGATCTCTTTGCCGGAACATAAAATTCGAGTACTAGTAGATAAAGAAGAATGGAACATGTTACTCGAAAATGACCAG CTAAAGAAAGAGATAAGGGAAGGTCAAGTATTTGAAGGTTGGCATGAAGGAGAAATAAACTTTGCTCCTACTTACAAGTACAACCCCAATTCTGATGCATATTATGGTAGTAGTGATCATGGCAAAAAAGGCGAAAAGAAACGCGCTCCTGCATG GTGTGACCGGATAATGTGGTATGGAGAGGGGCTAAAACAACATTTTTACAGTAGAACTGAATCAAAGTTATCAGATCACAGGCCAGTGAAGGCTGTTTTCACCAGCCAAGTTAAGGTTCTGCAAACTGTGAAAGGGTTTCggagtttctttttatcagaaagATTTGATATGATTCCAAACCGATTAAAGATACCGTTGAATCATGAATTCTAG
- the LOC141686164 gene encoding uncharacterized protein LOC141686164 — MRLKEVSTTWYEGHITDIIQQLAEKCPRDTLALILMICWNRWSHRNRWVWDKVSVSEFGVQAMAMNMMHEWKHKCAESRSYRVATGGPLTRWYRPTHGWIKVNTDAAIFMEWSSTGVGSVIRDEYGQFIRARNQKMQALYSPREAEALGLKEALSWVKNLGYKRCVFETDVKELAEACINVQGNSYFHLVVLDFIDLFKHFDEVLIDFVPRSANVVAHELARVTYSMSGVHEWVDNPPDCIHDALIIDSIE, encoded by the coding sequence ATGAGACTGAAAGAGGTTAGTACGACATGGTATGAAGGTCACATTACAGATATAATTCAGCAACTTGCAGAAAAATGTCCACGAGATACTCTTGCCTTGATTTTGATGATATGTTGGAACCGATGGAGTCATAGAAATAGGTGGGTTTGGGATAAGGTGAGTGTCTCGGAATTTGGAGTCCAAGCAATGGCGATGAATATGATGCATGAATGGAAACATAAGTGTGCAGAAAGTAGAAGTTACAGAGTAGCTACAGGTGGGCCTTTGACGAGGTGGTATAGACCAACACACGGATGGATCAAAGTAAATACTGATGCTGCTATATTCATGGAATGGAGCAGTACTGGAGTAGGAAGTGTGATTAGAGACGAATACGGGCAGTTTATACGAGCGCGAAACCAGAAAATGCAGGCCTTGTATAGCCCGAGAGAGGCTGAAGCGCTTGGCCTCAAGGAAGCCTTATCATGGGTAAAAAACTTAGGCTACAAACGTTGTGTGTTTGAAACAGATGTGAAAGAGCTTGCGGAGGCATGCATAAACGTTCAAGGAAACTCTTATTTTCATCTGGTTGTGTTAGATTTTATTGACTTATTCAAGCACTTTGATGAAGTGCTAATAGACTTTGTTCCGAGATCTGCGAATGTAGTAGCTCATGAATTAGCACGGGTTACTTATTCTATGTCAGGCGTCCATGAGTGGGTTGATAACCCTCCTGATTGTATTCATGATGCGTTGATCATTGATTCAATTGAATGA